A window of Aerococcus urinae contains these coding sequences:
- a CDS encoding DUF7916 family protein, with protein sequence MKRLISAYPSEVKKFTKEELKRSIQASEGRIIMAETVVTAAPLIEGVTNAEVMTAFGADLICLNELDVFHPHIKGFESKKPVIEAIKELTGRPIGINLEPVSADSQVLDEKVEISPGRRASSKAFAAAEKLGVDFVMVTANPSTGVTNADILAALATGRQPYSGLILAGKMHGAGKRETLIDASLFTQFIEAGADGVLMPSVGTVPGVLLEEAHQACQAAQAQDGLVMATIGTSQESASPETIRAFALNNKQVGADIHHIGDGSYGRMPDPENIMALSIAVRGKRHTYFKMAQSLRR encoded by the coding sequence ATGAAACGTTTGATTAGTGCTTATCCCAGTGAAGTTAAAAAATTTACTAAGGAGGAGCTCAAAAGAAGCATTCAAGCCAGTGAAGGACGGATTATTATGGCTGAAACGGTGGTAACCGCTGCTCCTTTAATTGAGGGGGTAACCAACGCCGAAGTGATGACGGCTTTTGGTGCCGACCTCATTTGCTTGAATGAATTGGATGTTTTTCACCCTCATATCAAGGGCTTTGAAAGTAAGAAGCCTGTGATTGAAGCCATTAAGGAACTTACCGGGCGGCCCATTGGTATCAACCTGGAACCCGTTTCTGCTGACAGTCAGGTCCTCGATGAAAAAGTTGAAATTAGTCCTGGAAGACGGGCAAGCTCAAAAGCTTTTGCCGCGGCAGAAAAACTAGGCGTGGATTTTGTCATGGTAACCGCTAATCCCTCGACTGGTGTGACTAATGCCGATATCTTAGCTGCCCTAGCAACGGGACGCCAACCCTATTCTGGTTTAATTTTAGCTGGGAAAATGCATGGCGCTGGTAAACGAGAAACTTTGATTGATGCTAGTCTATTTACTCAATTTATTGAAGCAGGTGCGGACGGGGTCTTGATGCCTAGTGTCGGTACAGTGCCTGGAGTATTACTAGAAGAAGCTCATCAGGCTTGCCAAGCGGCCCAAGCCCAAGATGGCTTAGTTATGGCAACCATTGGCACCAGCCAAGAAAGCGCTAGCCCAGAAACTATTCGCGCCTTTGCCTTAAATAATAAGCAGGTTGGGGCGGATATTCATCATATTGGTGACGGCAGTTACGGACGAATGCCAGACCCCGAAAATATTATGGCCTTAAGCATTGCTGTTCGTGGTAAGCGCCACACTTATTTCAAAATGGCTCAGTCCTTGAGACGTTAA
- a CDS encoding cell division protein ZapA, with protein sequence MTESQQEYTAHFGKQTVKIVGNKSEEHIEEVVRRVNIALNQIKSKPSILSNQKMALLVAVNATSNWLESEAEIASQREQIERLSRQKARLESELETLKQSVQQPNLTAFSEGGKLIQAKSQPSYSQASRSLLSESQRQVKAAKMSENKGQSGKKTSKSANPSQGKQKADSSAVYYDPFAAKKAQGLSKTPRD encoded by the coding sequence ATGACTGAGTCGCAGCAAGAATATACCGCTCATTTTGGAAAACAAACTGTAAAAATCGTCGGCAATAAATCCGAAGAACATATTGAAGAAGTGGTTCGTCGGGTGAATATTGCCTTGAATCAAATTAAAAGCAAACCTTCGATTCTCTCTAATCAGAAAATGGCCCTCTTAGTCGCTGTCAATGCGACTTCCAATTGGTTGGAAAGTGAAGCTGAAATAGCCAGCCAAAGAGAGCAAATTGAACGTCTAAGCCGGCAAAAAGCCCGCTTAGAGTCGGAATTAGAAACCCTGAAGCAAAGCGTCCAACAACCTAATTTGACGGCTTTTTCTGAAGGGGGCAAGCTGATTCAAGCTAAAAGTCAACCTTCCTATAGCCAAGCTAGTCGAAGTTTACTTAGTGAAAGTCAGAGACAAGTCAAGGCAGCTAAGATGAGTGAAAACAAAGGGCAAAGTGGTAAAAAGACTTCCAAGTCGGCTAATCCAAGTCAAGGTAAGCAAAAAGCGGACTCTTCTGCGGTTTACTATGACCCCTTTGCAGCCAAGAAAGCCCAAGGCCTCTCCAAGACGCCCCGTGATTAG
- the nagE gene encoding N-acetylglucosamine-specific PTS transporter subunit IIBC, producing MLDYLQKIGRSLMLPVSVLVVASLFMGTGYAIDANALQGSSNVLATFLVQAGLVVINNLPLLFALGISMGIAEDNNGAAALSGAVSFLMITTLLSPEILSGITGQAIDQVNPAFKAINNVFIGIISGVLAGEMYNRFHNVKLPQWLGFFSGKRAVPIVTAALSALLAVILLFLWPTVYGGLVAFGTGIANLGDIGAGIYGITNKLMIPFGLHHAVNNVFWFDTIGINDIGNFWSSQGEPGVTGRYLAGFFPIMMFGLPGAALAMYKNARPENRASVASLLIAGSVAAFVTGITEPLEFSFMFAAPALYAVHACLTGLSLFICSALHATLGFSFSAGLIDMALSWRMPMANNQWMILVLGLVMFVIYFFLFDFLIRRFDFKTPGREAVSEADQTASNTAKASSQTGDKYQVMAENIYQGLGGKDNLEIVSNCATRLRLQLKDSNAIDEAKIKATGVPGLRKVNEHNLQIVVGTDVQFVADELKEILETDKSRDKN from the coding sequence ATGTTAGATTACTTACAAAAAATCGGCCGGTCCCTGATGCTGCCTGTTTCTGTATTGGTAGTGGCCTCTTTATTCATGGGAACTGGCTATGCCATCGATGCGAATGCCTTACAAGGAAGTTCCAACGTTTTAGCGACTTTCTTAGTTCAAGCGGGTTTAGTCGTGATTAATAACTTGCCGCTACTTTTTGCTTTGGGAATTTCTATGGGGATTGCTGAAGATAATAATGGGGCAGCTGCCTTGAGTGGGGCGGTTTCTTTCTTAATGATCACAACCTTATTAAGTCCGGAAATTTTAAGTGGGATTACCGGCCAAGCCATCGACCAAGTTAACCCAGCTTTTAAAGCCATCAATAATGTCTTCATAGGGATTATTTCTGGGGTCCTTGCTGGGGAAATGTATAACCGTTTCCACAATGTTAAGTTACCCCAATGGCTAGGTTTCTTCAGTGGTAAACGGGCCGTTCCTATTGTAACGGCTGCTCTGTCAGCACTTTTAGCGGTTATCCTACTCTTCCTTTGGCCCACTGTTTATGGTGGTTTAGTAGCCTTTGGAACCGGAATCGCTAACTTAGGGGATATCGGGGCTGGCATCTACGGCATTACCAACAAATTGATGATTCCCTTTGGTCTCCACCATGCCGTTAACAATGTCTTTTGGTTTGATACCATTGGGATTAATGACATTGGTAATTTCTGGTCCAGTCAAGGAGAACCTGGGGTGACAGGGCGCTATCTAGCCGGTTTCTTCCCGATTATGATGTTTGGCTTACCTGGGGCTGCTTTAGCCATGTATAAGAATGCCCGCCCAGAAAATCGGGCATCGGTTGCTTCCTTACTGATTGCTGGTTCTGTTGCAGCCTTTGTGACTGGAATTACCGAGCCCCTGGAATTTTCCTTTATGTTTGCCGCTCCAGCCCTTTATGCAGTCCATGCTTGTTTAACCGGTTTGTCCCTGTTTATTTGCTCAGCCTTACATGCAACCCTAGGCTTTTCCTTCTCAGCAGGTTTGATTGATATGGCCTTGTCTTGGCGGATGCCTATGGCTAATAACCAATGGATGATCCTTGTTCTAGGTCTAGTCATGTTTGTTATTTATTTCTTCCTCTTTGACTTCTTAATCCGCCGTTTTGATTTTAAAACGCCAGGACGGGAAGCGGTTAGTGAAGCAGACCAAACAGCAAGCAATACAGCTAAGGCTTCTAGCCAAACTGGCGATAAATACCAAGTCATGGCTGAAAATATCTACCAAGGGCTTGGGGGCAAAGACAATCTCGAAATAGTGTCTAACTGCGCTACCCGCCTACGTCTGCAATTGAAGGATAGCAATGCCATTGATGAAGCAAAAATCAAGGCTACCGGTGTCCCTGGTTTAAGAAAAGTGAACGAACATAATTTACAAATCGTAGTCGGTACTGATGTTCAGTTTGTTGCCGATGAATTAAAAGAGATTTTAGAAACAGATAAAAGCCGAGATAAAAACTAG
- a CDS encoding DUF368 domain-containing protein, translating to MTDSHNNDIENEDKVFSKDWWLRLVKGAFVGIGGILPGLSGGVLAVIFGIYDKLLNFLGNITHKFWQNVRYFIPVGIGFVIGIILFSFFVMKAFGSYEALFTCLFIGFVVGTFPSLFKQAGQEGRSTADYLVMGLTALALFALMVFGGQHFSHLTPSFGVWLFSGALIGLGVIVPGMSPSNFLIYFGLYEKMSAGISHLNMGVIIPLGLGAILCVLALAKVANWLFDHYYAKMYHFILGTVIGSSLAIFPTVVFPAFTTEGLMETGLSFMTTLILAIVMFVAGVIFSYWFSGIEEKYSPDNR from the coding sequence ATGACTGATTCACATAATAATGACATTGAAAATGAAGACAAAGTCTTTTCAAAGGACTGGTGGTTACGCCTAGTCAAAGGGGCTTTTGTCGGTATCGGGGGGATCCTACCGGGCTTATCCGGTGGGGTTTTGGCCGTAATTTTTGGTATTTATGACAAATTACTTAACTTCTTGGGTAATATTACCCATAAATTTTGGCAAAATGTCCGTTATTTTATCCCGGTAGGTATCGGTTTTGTCATCGGGATTATTCTCTTTTCTTTCTTCGTCATGAAGGCCTTTGGCTCTTATGAGGCCCTCTTTACCTGCCTTTTTATCGGTTTTGTGGTAGGAACTTTTCCTTCTCTCTTTAAACAAGCCGGTCAAGAAGGGCGCAGCACAGCCGATTACCTGGTCATGGGTCTGACTGCCTTGGCCTTATTTGCCTTAATGGTCTTTGGTGGCCAACATTTTTCTCACTTAACGCCTTCTTTTGGAGTCTGGTTATTTTCTGGGGCCTTGATCGGTTTAGGCGTAATTGTGCCAGGGATGAGTCCAAGTAATTTCTTGATTTACTTTGGCTTATACGAAAAGATGTCAGCAGGAATTTCTCACTTAAATATGGGCGTCATTATTCCTCTAGGTCTCGGTGCTATCCTCTGTGTCCTGGCCTTAGCTAAAGTGGCCAACTGGCTCTTTGACCACTACTATGCCAAGATGTATCACTTTATTTTAGGGACTGTGATCGGATCTTCCTTAGCCATCTTTCCGACCGTGGTCTTCCCAGCTTTTACCACAGAAGGCTTAATGGAAACAGGCTTGAGCTTTATGACGACTTTAATTCTGGCTATAGTCATGTTTGTTGCGGGAGTCATCTTCTCCTATTGGTTCAGCGGCATCGAAGAGAAATATTCACCCGATAATCGTTAA
- a CDS encoding CvpA family protein — MSNTTITLILVLIFFALTIMDYSRRTFGVQLLQVLSLGVSFFVAKEYFLPLAEKLELIIPFPGYSMTSDFSYYPDAVLTNMDVIYYRAMAFALILVGVQVIKSFILYLFSPSKYRKGQGKVLSLGGFLTGFITAWFTLFFVFAILSLLGLEGVQGFLSHNSVAEFFIRRTPFLTHEVFNLWFVGIAIAI; from the coding sequence TTGTCTAATACCACCATTACCTTAATCTTAGTCCTGATTTTTTTTGCCTTAACTATTATGGATTATAGTCGCCGGACTTTTGGCGTGCAGCTTCTGCAGGTCCTATCCTTGGGAGTCAGCTTCTTTGTGGCTAAGGAGTACTTTTTACCTTTAGCGGAGAAGTTAGAATTGATTATCCCTTTTCCCGGCTATTCCATGACTAGTGACTTCTCATACTATCCTGATGCAGTCCTGACTAATATGGATGTAATTTACTACCGGGCCATGGCCTTTGCCCTTATTTTAGTGGGGGTCCAAGTCATTAAGAGTTTTATTCTTTACCTCTTCTCACCCTCAAAATATCGAAAAGGCCAAGGAAAAGTCCTGAGCCTGGGAGGCTTCCTTACTGGTTTTATCACTGCCTGGTTCACCTTGTTTTTTGTCTTTGCCATCCTGTCTTTATTGGGACTGGAAGGTGTGCAAGGCTTCTTAAGTCATAACAGTGTGGCAGAGTTCTTTATCCGTCGCACCCCCTTCCTTACCCATGAAGTCTTTAACTTATGGTTTGTCGGCATTGCAATCGCTATTTAG